A genomic region of Methanosarcina thermophila TM-1 contains the following coding sequences:
- a CDS encoding nucleotide-binding protein, whose amino-acid sequence MIQLTVISGKGGTGKTTLTAAFASLAGSAVIADCDVDAADMHLILEPRILEKEDYCGLEVSMINPELCTKCGVCRESCRYGAINKDFGIDHYRCEGCAVCSIVCPERAISMEKRISGQAFYSETCLGPMAHARLDIGEETSGKLVSVVRSNAKKLAEKYHKNLIIIDGPPGTGCSAIAAITGTDLVMVIVEPTVSGIHDMKRVLELVAHFTIPAFVCINKYDINEENTRLIEEFCTKTGIQVLGRLPYNDIATKAMLHKQTIIEYTKNNEYANEYANVSEFANQIRKIWAKVEETLVDLQSKQEAITPLEMRKYKLSVKSEH is encoded by the coding sequence ATGATACAGCTCACTGTGATAAGCGGAAAGGGGGGGACTGGAAAGACAACCCTTACGGCAGCCTTTGCCTCACTTGCAGGAAGTGCCGTTATTGCTGATTGCGATGTGGATGCAGCTGATATGCATCTTATTCTGGAGCCCAGGATTCTTGAAAAAGAAGACTACTGCGGTCTTGAGGTTTCTATGATTAATCCGGAACTCTGTACTAAATGCGGAGTATGCAGAGAATCTTGCAGGTATGGGGCTATAAATAAAGACTTTGGAATCGACCATTACAGATGTGAAGGCTGCGCGGTCTGCAGTATTGTTTGTCCTGAAAGAGCAATTTCCATGGAAAAGAGAATCTCAGGTCAGGCTTTTTATTCCGAAACCTGTCTTGGACCAATGGCTCACGCAAGGCTCGATATAGGGGAAGAGACAAGCGGAAAACTTGTAAGTGTAGTTCGAAGCAACGCAAAGAAACTTGCGGAGAAGTACCATAAGAATTTGATTATTATTGATGGACCTCCCGGAACAGGCTGCTCAGCTATTGCAGCTATTACAGGGACAGACCTAGTTATGGTGATAGTCGAACCAACAGTTTCCGGAATCCATGATATGAAAAGAGTCCTTGAACTTGTTGCACATTTCACGATCCCGGCTTTTGTCTGCATTAATAAATACGATATAAATGAAGAGAATACCCGCCTGATCGAAGAATTCTGTACCAAGACTGGCATTCAAGTGCTTGGCAGGCTTCCATATAATGACATTGCAACAAAGGCTATGCTTCATAAGCAAACCATAATTGAATATACTAAAAATAATGAGTATGCAAATGAGTACGCAAATGTAAGTGAGTTTGCAAACCAGATAAGGAAAATCTGGGCTAAGGTAGAAGAGACACTTGTGGATCTTCAGAGTAAACAGGAGGCGATTACACCCCTTGAAATGAGGAAATATAAACTTTCGGTAAAATCTGAACATTAA
- a CDS encoding ATP-binding protein — protein sequence MKIVIASGKGGTGKTTVSLNLALALSDVQLFDCDVEEPNCNLFLGFELEKVEDVVCSVPVINQERCSICWQCSDFCRYNALAALPDRVLFFPSLCHGCGGCTILCPEKAIQESQRSLGVIEKAKGESSPEFYRGLLNIGETMTSAVIKALKKHIDDRKIAILDAPPGTACPVVTSIEGMNYCVLVTESTPFGFYDLRLAVDVVRAIKVPFGVIINRYGLGDSRVEEYCKAEGIPVLLKIPNDRKIAELYSKGIPFVREMPEWNERFLSVFEAIKLQLAGKEEAGI from the coding sequence ATGAAAATTGTAATTGCAAGCGGAAAAGGAGGAACAGGAAAGACCACGGTTTCCTTAAATCTTGCCCTCGCTCTTTCAGATGTACAGCTTTTTGACTGTGATGTTGAAGAGCCTAACTGTAATCTTTTCCTTGGCTTTGAGCTTGAGAAAGTGGAAGATGTCGTCTGCTCGGTGCCTGTAATCAATCAGGAAAGATGTAGCATCTGCTGGCAGTGTTCGGACTTTTGCCGTTATAACGCCCTTGCTGCACTACCTGACAGAGTTCTGTTTTTCCCTTCCCTCTGCCACGGATGTGGGGGATGTACTATCCTCTGTCCGGAAAAAGCAATCCAGGAATCCCAGAGATCACTTGGGGTGATCGAAAAGGCAAAAGGAGAGAGTTCTCCGGAGTTTTACAGGGGGCTTTTGAATATCGGGGAAACAATGACATCGGCTGTCATCAAAGCACTCAAGAAACATATTGATGACCGGAAGATTGCAATTCTTGATGCGCCGCCTGGAACTGCCTGTCCAGTAGTCACCTCTATTGAAGGCATGAATTACTGTGTGCTTGTGACGGAATCAACCCCATTCGGTTTCTATGACCTCAGGCTTGCAGTAGATGTTGTAAGAGCAATTAAAGTTCCCTTTGGAGTTATCATTAACCGCTATGGATTAGGAGACTCAAGGGTTGAGGAATACTGCAAAGCCGAAGGAATTCCTGTTCTCCTCAAGATCCCAAATGATCGAAAGATTGCAGAGCTCTATTCTAAAGGCATTCCTTTTGTTCGAGAAATGCCTGAATGGAATGAGAGGTTTCTTAGCGTGTTCGAGGCAATAAAACTCCAGCTTGCAGGTAAGGAGGAAGCAGGAATATGA
- a CDS encoding cation diffusion facilitator family transporter, translated as MNSQDNLKLGVKASRNSTLALALLAFLKGAVGIYSGSMVLLADAVHTGLDIFASLAVLIGLKISLKSSGKHFPYGYYKAENIVALFVSLLILFSGFELLKEGFTGVSTASKLEFQGLALATAVFSVLVIYGLSVYKRNVGTKINSQALITDARHSYTDVFSSMVVVVAVLGSILGFSELNNLGVILISLLIFKMGIESARDAVLTLMDAWLDEEKSERIKKNIYNIPGLIELEDLKLRKSGLVVFGEATVEIEGETDLKRVELLSEDIKTAVKKEVENLEHIVVNLKPVRRKNLKLALPVLDRNGFQAELSEHIGKSPYFLFVELEEGRVGDWQILENLFSNSEKKRGVKAVDLVIREKANAIAVKTVAKVPFYMLRDNFIKILRIPEGAATVRDVLDRFQDLEEITAPME; from the coding sequence ATGAATTCACAGGATAACTTAAAACTCGGGGTAAAAGCCTCAAGAAACTCGACTCTAGCGCTTGCACTCCTCGCTTTTCTTAAAGGGGCTGTAGGTATTTATTCCGGAAGCATGGTTTTGCTTGCGGACGCAGTCCATACGGGACTGGATATTTTCGCTTCGCTGGCAGTCTTGATTGGACTCAAAATAAGCCTTAAAAGCAGCGGGAAGCATTTCCCTTACGGTTATTATAAAGCAGAAAATATTGTAGCTCTCTTTGTTTCTCTGTTGATCCTGTTTTCCGGTTTTGAGTTGCTAAAAGAGGGCTTTACAGGCGTGAGTACTGCTTCCAAACTTGAGTTCCAGGGGCTTGCTCTTGCAACAGCTGTTTTTTCCGTGCTTGTAATCTATGGGCTTTCAGTATATAAACGAAATGTAGGGACCAAGATTAATTCCCAGGCTCTGATAACTGATGCAAGACACTCTTATACGGATGTCTTTTCATCGATGGTTGTGGTTGTGGCAGTTCTTGGCTCCATACTGGGGTTCTCGGAACTTAACAACCTGGGCGTTATTTTAATTTCTCTTTTGATCTTCAAAATGGGGATCGAAAGTGCAAGGGATGCAGTGCTCACGTTGATGGATGCCTGGCTTGATGAAGAGAAAAGTGAGAGGATTAAAAAAAATATATACAATATCCCTGGCTTGATAGAGCTCGAAGACCTGAAACTCCGAAAATCCGGGCTTGTGGTTTTCGGGGAAGCCACTGTCGAAATAGAGGGCGAGACCGACCTGAAAAGGGTGGAATTGCTATCAGAAGATATTAAAACGGCTGTTAAAAAAGAAGTGGAAAACCTGGAGCATATTGTTGTCAATTTAAAGCCCGTACGCAGGAAGAACTTAAAGCTAGCCCTTCCAGTTCTTGATAGGAACGGTTTTCAAGCAGAGCTTTCGGAACATATCGGAAAATCCCCTTATTTTCTCTTTGTAGAGCTTGAAGAAGGTAGGGTAGGAGATTGGCAAATCCTTGAAAACCTGTTTTCCAATTCCGAGAAGAAAAGAGGTGTGAAAGCTGTAGACTTAGTTATCAGGGAAAAGGCAAACGCCATTGCGGTAAAAACAGTTGCAAAAGTCCCCTTCTATATGCTCCGGGATAATTTTATAAAAATACTGAGAATCCCTGAAGGGGCAGCCACTGTAAGAGATGTCCTTGACAGATTCCAGGATCTTGAAGAAATCACAGCTCCTATGGAATAA
- a CDS encoding NifB/NifX family molybdenum-iron cluster-binding protein has product MRVSIPTRDENGLEGIVEQHFGKAPTYTIIDTETDQVMVIPNTSEHMGGVGLPPEYLNQNGVDVMLCGGLGFKAVRMFESYGIKVFVGAGGTVRETFEAWKAGKLQNATAENSCSEHGNEEHHQH; this is encoded by the coding sequence ATGAGAGTAAGTATTCCTACAAGAGATGAAAATGGTCTGGAGGGAATTGTTGAACAGCATTTTGGAAAAGCTCCCACTTACACCATAATTGACACTGAGACTGATCAGGTCATGGTAATTCCCAATACCAGTGAGCACATGGGAGGTGTCGGGCTCCCTCCTGAATACCTTAATCAAAATGGAGTGGACGTCATGCTTTGTGGCGGGCTAGGGTTCAAGGCTGTTCGTATGTTCGAGTCATATGGAATTAAGGTTTTTGTAGGAGCTGGAGGCACAGTCAGGGAGACGTTTGAAGCCTGGAAAGCAGGAAAGCTCCAGAACGCAACTGCTGAGAATTCCTGTTCCGAGCACGGGAATGAGGAGCATCACCAGCACTGA
- a CDS encoding NifB/NifX family molybdenum-iron cluster-binding protein, with amino-acid sequence MKICITATSEGLDSEVDPRFGRCSHFIIYDTETRSVKSISNASAAASGGAGIKAAEIIANAGVAVLLTGGLGPNAFSIFGELGIDVLVGAKGTVREAISQYEAGELQPIRSPNSTPGFGMRKGNGKGRGMKGGGMGRGMGRGM; translated from the coding sequence ATGAAAATTTGTATAACAGCCACCAGTGAAGGGCTCGACTCCGAAGTGGACCCAAGGTTTGGGAGATGCAGCCATTTTATAATTTATGACACTGAGACCAGATCTGTAAAATCCATATCAAACGCGAGTGCAGCAGCTTCTGGCGGTGCTGGTATTAAAGCAGCCGAAATTATTGCAAATGCGGGGGTCGCTGTACTCTTAACAGGCGGTTTAGGTCCCAATGCTTTTTCTATTTTTGGAGAGCTTGGTATCGATGTTCTGGTTGGAGCAAAGGGTACAGTTAGGGAGGCTATTAGCCAGTATGAAGCTGGAGAACTGCAGCCAATCCGCAGTCCCAATAGCACTCCTGGTTTTGGTATGAGAAAGGGAAATGGTAAGGGAAGGGGAATGAAAGGAGGTGGTATGGGAAGGGGGATGGGCAGAGGCATGTAA
- a CDS encoding tRNA (N(6)-L-threonylcarbamoyladenosine(37)-C(2))-methylthiotransferase → MKVYLESFGCSASQASAEIMKASIERLGHELLSPGTADQAEVYICNSCTVKYTTEQKILYKLRRMGERGVQVIVSGCMPEVQLEDILHANPEAHILGVNAISRLGELLSSLEQRKKEGLSGGTRLELRTSEPLGFLNVPRERYNPNIHICQISQGCNFACSYCIVKHARGKLHSFPPDEIVEDIRAAVADGCKEIWLTSQDDSQYGMDTGVRLPELLRMISEIPGDFKVRIGMMNPFTVFPILDDLVDAFESDKVFKLLHLPIQSASHSVLKRMNRSYKMDTVDTIIKKFRNRFEDLSLFTDIIVGFCDETDEDFRETVEWIQKYRPEKVNISRYSPRPHTKAFSFRNLDSRISVKRSHDLHKICEQIKLESKQAMVGWKGRVFVSKYTQTGDVLTRTDSYRPVVIRGSNLKPGQYVDVEIVAAKPGYFLGKLVDN, encoded by the coding sequence ATGAAGGTCTATCTTGAAAGTTTTGGCTGCTCGGCAAGCCAGGCATCAGCCGAGATCATGAAGGCAAGCATTGAAAGGCTCGGGCATGAGCTACTGAGTCCGGGCACTGCCGACCAGGCAGAGGTCTACATCTGTAACTCCTGTACAGTAAAATACACCACAGAACAAAAGATACTCTACAAGCTCCGCAGGATGGGTGAACGAGGCGTGCAGGTAATCGTTTCTGGATGCATGCCCGAAGTGCAGCTTGAAGATATTCTCCACGCAAATCCCGAAGCCCATATCCTGGGAGTAAATGCGATTTCCCGGCTTGGTGAGCTTCTTTCCTCACTTGAGCAGAGAAAAAAGGAAGGTCTGTCAGGAGGAACACGCCTTGAGCTCAGAACTTCCGAGCCCCTGGGTTTTCTCAATGTTCCTCGCGAGCGTTACAATCCGAATATTCATATCTGCCAGATCTCCCAGGGATGCAATTTTGCCTGCTCTTACTGCATTGTAAAACATGCAAGAGGCAAATTGCACTCTTTTCCGCCGGATGAGATTGTGGAAGACATTCGTGCAGCTGTTGCAGATGGATGCAAGGAGATCTGGCTTACTTCCCAGGACGACAGCCAGTACGGAATGGATACAGGTGTCAGACTTCCGGAACTCCTGCGCATGATCTCGGAAATTCCGGGAGACTTTAAAGTGAGAATAGGTATGATGAATCCCTTCACTGTCTTTCCTATTCTCGATGATCTTGTAGATGCTTTTGAATCAGACAAAGTTTTCAAGCTCCTTCATCTCCCTATTCAGTCTGCTTCCCACTCAGTCCTGAAAAGAATGAACCGCTCGTATAAAATGGACACAGTGGATACTATCATAAAAAAATTCCGTAACCGTTTCGAAGACCTTTCTCTTTTCACCGACATAATCGTTGGCTTTTGCGATGAAACTGATGAAGACTTCAGGGAGACTGTCGAATGGATACAGAAATACCGCCCTGAAAAGGTCAATATTTCAAGATATTCTCCTCGCCCGCACACGAAAGCTTTTTCCTTCAGGAACCTCGATTCCCGGATTTCAGTCAAGCGTTCTCACGATTTACACAAAATCTGTGAACAGATTAAACTTGAATCAAAGCAGGCTATGGTAGGCTGGAAAGGCCGGGTTTTTGTTTCTAAATATACGCAAACAGGAGATGTTCTCACCCGCACGGATTCCTACCGTCCTGTCGTGATAAGAGGCTCGAACCTGAAACCCGGTCAATATGTTGATGTGGAAATCGTTGCTGCAAAGCCCGGTTATTTCCTCGGCAAACTGGTTGACAATTGA
- the glpX gene encoding class II fructose-bisphosphatase, with protein sequence MSYPKTVERIIDRAGPIECELLPRLIQVTEAAAIAAAYQMGRGNKHFADQVAVAAMRRMLNKLDMKGIIKIGEGERDEAPMLYIGEQVGTGKGNLEVDIAVDPLEGTNLTADGVPGSVSVMAMAERGGIFHGPDIYMDKIVVGPDVVRYEEEHPGERIDLDAPVRHNLEIVAKALDRSVEELVVVILDRPRHAQKITEIREAGARVKLVSDGDLMPGVSTAIRGSGIHVVMGAGGSGEAVLTAAAIKILGGKILARLVLPSVANGKSQSKIDEEIEEKMPRLEKMGITLENFNDVLDTNKLVPGNDVIFSATAVTPGHFLREVNLFGGGDARLHTISMGSSGAVRFTDSIYIKDKRATPLRL encoded by the coding sequence ATATCGTATCCGAAGACCGTAGAAAGAATAATTGATCGTGCGGGACCAATTGAGTGTGAGTTATTGCCCAGGCTTATTCAGGTGACCGAAGCTGCTGCCATTGCCGCAGCCTACCAGATGGGACGCGGGAACAAACATTTTGCTGATCAGGTAGCAGTCGCTGCTATGAGGAGGATGCTGAATAAGCTTGATATGAAAGGCATAATCAAGATAGGGGAAGGAGAAAGGGATGAAGCTCCCATGCTTTATATAGGGGAGCAGGTAGGCACGGGAAAGGGAAACCTGGAGGTCGATATTGCTGTCGATCCTCTTGAAGGAACGAACCTTACCGCAGATGGCGTCCCTGGCTCTGTTTCAGTCATGGCAATGGCGGAAAGGGGGGGAATTTTCCACGGGCCTGACATTTACATGGATAAAATTGTTGTCGGACCGGATGTGGTGCGATATGAAGAAGAACATCCCGGTGAAAGAATTGATCTGGATGCTCCTGTCAGACATAACCTGGAGATTGTCGCAAAAGCCCTTGATAGAAGTGTCGAAGAACTCGTTGTTGTAATTCTTGACCGGCCAAGGCATGCTCAGAAAATAACCGAGATTCGGGAAGCTGGAGCCCGTGTAAAGCTAGTCAGTGATGGAGACCTTATGCCAGGGGTTTCGACTGCAATCCGTGGGTCAGGCATTCATGTGGTAATGGGTGCAGGCGGCTCAGGCGAAGCTGTACTTACAGCAGCTGCAATCAAGATCCTTGGCGGAAAGATTCTGGCAAGGCTTGTGCTTCCCTCGGTTGCAAATGGAAAGTCTCAGAGTAAGATCGATGAGGAAATCGAGGAAAAGATGCCCAGGCTTGAGAAAATGGGAATTACCCTTGAAAACTTCAATGATGTGCTTGACACAAATAAGCTTGTACCCGGGAATGACGTTATCTTTTCAGCAACTGCTGTAACTCCAGGCCATTTTCTGCGTGAAGTTAATCTGTTTGGTGGCGGAGATGCAAGATTGCATACAATTTCCATGGGTTCATCCGGAGCTGTCAGGTTTACAGACAGCATCTATATAAAGGATAAGCGGGCCACTCCTCTCCGTCTGTAA
- the cgi121 gene encoding KEOPS complex subunit Cgi121: MEMQREIQVICGTVSIPKLSDFLKTINSIASENDVIIQGLNADLIAGERHLHYALGKALKAIAAGRNIAKDPGIEIMRYASGERQIERSFSIGLHKGENNAVFVLLGKMDNLVLALSALRKLILEKPCSELLAYSNSKKEKILSQFGISNAEIEASGEEHIPELVIERVALADFVK, encoded by the coding sequence ATGGAAATGCAAAGAGAAATCCAGGTAATCTGTGGGACTGTAAGTATCCCTAAGCTTTCTGACTTTCTAAAAACAATAAATTCGATAGCTTCCGAAAATGATGTCATTATCCAGGGTTTAAATGCAGATCTGATTGCAGGTGAGAGGCACCTTCATTATGCACTGGGAAAGGCTCTTAAAGCGATTGCCGCGGGCAGAAACATAGCTAAAGATCCCGGAATCGAGATTATGCGGTACGCATCCGGGGAAAGGCAGATTGAGAGGAGTTTTTCGATAGGGCTGCATAAAGGGGAAAATAATGCCGTATTCGTACTGCTTGGAAAAATGGATAATCTGGTCCTCGCCCTCTCTGCACTCCGAAAACTGATTCTCGAAAAACCCTGTTCCGAGTTGCTTGCTTATTCGAATTCCAAAAAGGAGAAAATTCTTTCCCAGTTTGGCATAAGTAACGCCGAAATAGAAGCCTCAGGGGAAGAACATATTCCTGAACTTGTTATTGAAAGAGTAGCACTGGCAGATTTTGTAAAGTAA
- a CDS encoding cytochrome b/b6 domain-containing protein — MVRSAERPASRRKVVERYTWLERVTHLVHLISMFVLLITGFKIYAGWDFMSFEAARTWHMIAVPFFLVANWLLVPYNIFSCKGEKCSIRDRIGHFKESYIFGRDDAERLIDTIKNFFGKGRYPAYTIYDERSERYITKLHPAMKILLVFESLAIFLVAVTGIVLYSLTWAPFGIPISEWILSVAWYFASLINVNGLALLRFLHLLAAYWFVLELIIHVGIIEFDPNAWKYHKAIFWSGKEDLSDRHFVKVIEEDEQKGVAGEH, encoded by the coding sequence ATGGTACGATCAGCCGAAAGACCTGCTTCCAGAAGAAAGGTTGTTGAGCGCTATACCTGGCTTGAGAGGGTTACTCATCTAGTGCACCTTATTTCCATGTTTGTCCTGCTTATTACAGGATTTAAAATTTATGCGGGCTGGGATTTCATGTCCTTTGAGGCAGCCAGAACATGGCATATGATCGCTGTTCCTTTTTTCCTGGTTGCAAACTGGCTTCTGGTTCCTTATAACATATTTTCCTGCAAAGGAGAAAAATGCAGCATCAGGGACCGTATAGGACATTTCAAAGAGTCTTACATATTTGGGAGAGACGATGCAGAGCGCCTTATCGATACAATCAAAAATTTCTTTGGAAAAGGCAGGTATCCGGCTTATACAATTTATGACGAGCGTAGTGAACGTTATATCACGAAACTTCATCCTGCAATGAAGATTTTGCTGGTTTTTGAAAGCCTGGCAATTTTTCTGGTGGCAGTCACTGGGATTGTACTTTATAGTCTTACCTGGGCTCCGTTTGGAATTCCAATCTCAGAATGGATACTCTCTGTAGCTTGGTATTTTGCATCCCTGATTAATGTAAACGGTCTGGCACTGCTCCGCTTTTTACACTTGCTTGCAGCCTACTGGTTTGTCCTTGAGCTTATTATCCATGTAGGAATAATTGAGTTTGATCCGAATGCCTGGAAATATCATAAGGCGATCTTCTGGTCTGGAAAAGAAGATCTCTCAGACAGGCATTTTGTCAAAGTAATTGAGGAGGATGAGCAAAAGGGGGTGGCAGGAGAGCACTGA
- a CDS encoding nickel-dependent hydrogenase large subunit, with protein sequence MVEVTVDPLSRIEGHYRINTEVSEDGVITDAQSNGLVFRGFERALQHHDPRDAALFTMRICGVCPVCHSITAANALDDLFGVADQVPKNALVMRNVHQAMNFIASHAAHIYVLWGPDLANPAYRDILTQHGDLGNAVWGELSGRFMPLVNQEGGTRYPAGSSYVAALREFRRLHEGIALIAGKMPHPVLQHVGGVVYSPTVADIQKLISYVSQTARFVENFTLGVPPETWIENTYRASSPESAVNFVIERLQELLDNSLNNNDFSHASGWGDVPLFAAFGSELIGETMLGLPVSLKLDRSGGYKDPNTIGFLSYGVFFKPENGDGYDPTSPAEDKVIPSGYMNGNLQLEKFDHRKISENITHAFYIDEVADRPPWNGVTIPEDNPDEIDYTRGSESRYSWVKAPNYGGIPCEVGPLARLLIMGEPLVTGLARTFQENGYSPANNYTRMLARMQEILVVIPELLKWLSQDLEAGGKVAVHTELSMARDSEGMGLWEAPRGALGHWVATDSNSMTTLYQAVVPSTWNLAPRNGQGIPGPVEQALIGTKISAAENALGVDYANPLGILHTARSYDPCLACAIHTIDITGKNPNRIIRVV encoded by the coding sequence ATGGTAGAGGTAACCGTAGATCCGCTCTCAAGAATTGAAGGGCATTACAGGATTAATACTGAGGTCAGTGAGGACGGCGTGATTACTGACGCTCAGAGCAATGGTCTGGTTTTCAGGGGTTTTGAGAGGGCTCTTCAACACCATGATCCCAGGGATGCAGCTCTCTTTACCATGAGAATCTGCGGGGTCTGTCCGGTTTGTCACAGTATAACTGCAGCAAATGCTCTGGATGATCTTTTCGGGGTTGCAGACCAGGTTCCCAAAAATGCCCTTGTTATGCGGAATGTTCATCAAGCAATGAATTTTATAGCCAGTCATGCGGCTCATATTTATGTGCTCTGGGGTCCGGATCTTGCAAATCCCGCTTACCGAGATATCCTCACACAACATGGAGATCTTGGAAATGCTGTATGGGGAGAGTTATCCGGACGTTTTATGCCTCTTGTAAATCAGGAGGGAGGTACCCGTTATCCTGCCGGTTCTTCCTATGTTGCTGCCCTCAGGGAGTTCCGCCGCCTTCACGAAGGTATTGCTCTTATTGCAGGCAAAATGCCTCATCCCGTGCTGCAGCATGTCGGAGGGGTAGTTTACTCTCCAACGGTTGCAGATATTCAGAAACTTATCTCGTATGTTTCACAGACTGCAAGATTTGTTGAGAACTTTACACTTGGGGTACCTCCGGAAACCTGGATTGAGAATACTTACAGGGCTTCTTCCCCGGAAAGTGCTGTGAATTTTGTTATTGAGCGCCTGCAGGAGCTTCTTGACAATTCTCTTAACAACAATGACTTTTCACATGCTTCAGGCTGGGGAGATGTTCCGCTTTTTGCAGCTTTCGGTTCGGAACTGATTGGAGAGACTATGCTCGGCTTGCCAGTTAGCCTGAAACTTGACCGTTCAGGGGGCTATAAGGATCCTAACACAATCGGTTTCCTTTCTTACGGAGTTTTTTTCAAGCCTGAAAACGGGGACGGTTACGATCCGACAAGCCCCGCGGAAGACAAAGTTATTCCATCAGGTTATATGAACGGGAATTTGCAACTTGAAAAATTTGATCACAGGAAGATTTCAGAAAATATCACTCATGCGTTCTATATCGATGAAGTGGCAGACCGTCCTCCCTGGAATGGGGTTACAATCCCTGAGGATAATCCTGATGAAATCGATTATACCAGAGGTTCGGAAAGCCGTTACTCCTGGGTAAAGGCTCCTAATTATGGCGGTATTCCCTGTGAAGTAGGTCCGCTTGCCCGACTTCTGATTATGGGAGAACCTCTTGTTACGGGTCTTGCAAGAACTTTCCAGGAAAACGGCTACTCTCCTGCAAACAACTATACTCGTATGCTTGCAAGAATGCAGGAGATTCTGGTAGTGATTCCCGAACTGTTGAAATGGCTCAGTCAGGATCTTGAAGCAGGCGGAAAGGTTGCAGTACACACAGAGCTTTCTATGGCAAGGGATTCCGAAGGAATGGGACTGTGGGAAGCCCCGCGCGGTGCCCTTGGGCACTGGGTAGCTACAGATTCGAATTCCATGACAACCCTGTACCAGGCTGTAGTTCCAAGCACCTGGAACCTTGCTCCGCGGAATGGGCAGGGGATTCCAGGTCCTGTTGAGCAGGCTCTTATAGGGACAAAGATTTCGGCTGCCGAAAATGCCCTTGGAGTGGATTATGCAAATCCACTGGGAATCCTGCATACAGCTCGTTCCTATGATCCTTGCCTTGCCTGCGCAATTCATACAATTGATATAACCGGAAAGAATCCGAATCGCATTATCAGGGTAGTTTAA